Proteins co-encoded in one Methylobacterium sp. WL1 genomic window:
- the arsC gene encoding arsenate reductase (glutaredoxin) (This arsenate reductase requires both glutathione and glutaredoxin to convert arsenate to arsenite, after which the efflux transporter formed by ArsA and ArsB can extrude the arsenite from the cell, providing resistance.), whose product MDVVIYHNPDCGTSRNTLALIRNAGIEPHVVEYLKTPPNRILIRQLAERAGITVRDLLREKGTPYAELGLSDPSLTDDQLLDAISEHPILMNRPLVVSPRGVALCRPSEAVLDLLPAQQGEFVKEDGERVVDEHGRRVATA is encoded by the coding sequence ATGGACGTCGTGATCTACCACAACCCGGATTGCGGCACGTCCCGCAATACCCTGGCCCTCATCCGCAATGCCGGCATCGAGCCGCACGTGGTCGAGTACCTCAAGACGCCGCCGAACCGTATCCTGATCCGCCAGCTCGCAGAGCGCGCCGGCATCACGGTACGTGACCTCCTGCGGGAGAAGGGGACGCCCTACGCCGAGCTCGGGCTCTCGGACCCGAGCCTGACGGACGACCAGCTTCTGGACGCCATCTCCGAGCACCCGATCCTAATGAACCGCCCCCTGGTGGTGAGCCCCAGGGGCGTCGCCCTTTGCCGACCTTCCGAGGCCGTCCTCGACCTCCTGCCGGCCCAGCAAGGCGAGTTCGTCAAGGAGGACGGTGAGCGGGTCGTCGACGAGCACGGCCGGCGCGTCGCCACCGCCTGA
- a CDS encoding metalloregulator ArsR/SmtB family transcription factor translates to MMDERQAVAAFAALGQEHRLRIVRQLVTAGPEGMAAGMLAEAVGVSGTNLSFHLKELSHSGLVTSRREGRSIIYSAAYPELSELIQFLMRDCCQGRPEVCAPAVAALSACCEETA, encoded by the coding sequence ATGATGGACGAACGGCAAGCCGTGGCTGCCTTCGCGGCCCTCGGCCAGGAGCATCGCCTGCGCATCGTGCGCCAGCTCGTCACCGCCGGACCGGAGGGCATGGCGGCCGGCATGCTGGCCGAGGCGGTCGGAGTTTCGGGCACCAACCTGTCGTTCCACCTGAAGGAGCTCAGCCATTCGGGGCTGGTCACCTCCCGGCGGGAGGGGCGCTCGATCATCTACAGCGCCGCGTATCCCGAGCTGTCCGAGCTCATCCAGTTCCTGATGCGCGATTGCTGCCAGGGCCGCCCCGAGGTCTGCGCCCCGGCCGTCGCCGCCCTATCCGCCTGCTGCGAGGAAACCGCCTGA